A window of Cellulomonas sp. SLBN-39 genomic DNA:
GCTGTGGCGGTGCGCCCTCAGGACGGTTCTCAGTCACCTGCACCTCATCGTCACCCGGGACCGCCGACTTCAGCGCCCGCCGGCTCGACCCGTCACTCGCGTCCGTGCCCGGGGCGGCGCGGTGACACGTCTGGCACGGCCGTCGGGAAGCGCCGGGTCCTCGTCCTGGGCGCTCGCCAGGCTTGTTCCGGCGCCCTGTCGTCAGTCGAGGACGGCCGTGGCCTCCACCTCGACGAGGACGTCGGGCTCGAAGAGCACGTCCACCCCGATCAGCGACGCGGGCGGCATCGGCAGCGGGAGGCCGATCTCCTCGGCGACCGACTCCACCCCGCGCATGAAGGGCTCGATCTTGTCAGGGCTCCAGCCGGTCACGAAGAAGGTGAGGCGAACGACGTCCTCGAACCCGGCACCCACGCCGGCCAGTGCGGTGCGCGTGCTGCGCAGGGCGTGCGCGACCTGCCCGGCGAGGTCGCCCGGCGCGAGGGGCGTGCCGTCGGCGCTGCGGGCGATCTGCCCGGCCACATGGACCTGGCGGGTGCCGGTGGCGACGGCGACGTGGTGGTATGGGACGGGCTGCATCAGGCCCTCGGGGGACGACAGGTGGACGGTCATGGCTGCTCCTCGGCCGACGGGATTCGGTATCGCATGGATACCTTGTGTCGATCGGGCACCACAACGAGACTGGGTGTCGTGACGGATACCGACACGCGAGCCCACGGCAGGCTGACGATCACCGCGACGCACCGGGAGCTGCTCGACCAGGTGCTCGACAAGTGGTCCCTCGACGTGCTCAACGAGCTGTGCGAACGCCCGCTGCGCTTCAGCGGCCTCCGGCGGGCGATCCCCACGGTCACGCAGAAGTCGCTGACGGCGACGCTGCGGCGCCTGGAGCGCAACGGCATCGTCGAGCGCGTCGTGCTGGGCACCCGGCCGGTCGCCGTGGAGTACCGGATCACGCCCCTCGGCAAGACGCTCCGCCCGCCGGTCGACGCGATCCTGCACTGGGCGGCGGAGCACCTGCCGAGCATCGACGCGGCGCGTGACAGGTACGACGAGGAGATGGACGGCGCACGCTGATCCAGGGCCTGCCGTGCTCCTCCCGCGGCTCACGCGGACGTCACCCGCGGACCGCGCCGGGCGCCTAGCGTGGCCTGCATGACGAGTGAGCACCCCACGCCGCCCGCCGGCGGCGCCCGGCAGCTGCGGCTGGTCGTCGAGGCCGCCGACTACGAGGAGGCCGTCCGGTTCTACCGCGACGTCCTCGGCCTCCCCGAGCAGGCGGCCTTCCAGGGGGACGACGACGCCCGCGTCGTCATCCTCGACGCCGGCCGCGCCACCCTGGAGATCGCGAACCCCGCCCAGAAGCGCATGATCGACGACGTCGAGGTCGGCCGGCAGGTCGCGCCCGCCGTCCGCGTCGCGTTCGAGGTCGACGACGCCGTCGCCACCACGGGTGCCCTGGCCGATGCCGGCGCCGAGGTGATCGCCGAGCCGACCGAGACGCCGTGGCGGTCGCTCAACGCGCGCCTCCAGGCGCCGGCGGGCCTGCAGATCACCGTCTTCCAGGAGCTGGAACCGCTCGACACCCGCTCCGAGCGACCGGGCTTCGGCACCGACGCCACCCGCGACTGACCGTCACCGCCCCCGCGCGCGTCGCTCCCGTTCGGCGCCCCCGCCTGGTCACGACCAGGCAGAGCGGGGCATCCGGCGCGCGTCGAGCTCGCTCAGCACCCGCCGGGTGAAGCCGTCGTCGTCCTCGTCCTGCTGGGCGACGAACGTGAGCACCTCCTGCGCGCCGTTCGTCGACACGGACGCCCGCACGTCCGGGCTGCTCCACGGCCACGCCGACACCCAGTCGATGCGGGCGACGTGGAAGAGCAACACGGCGGCGTCGACCTGCGCGTGGAGCCGCAAGGCGTGACGGACGTCGCGGGCCACGCGCCGGCCGAGGCCCTCGGCGACGGCGTCGCCGGTCGGGACGGCGTCCGGTCCGCCCGTCGCGTCGTCGACCGGGTCCGCGTCGGGGTACGCCATGCGTGCGGCCGTGGCGTCGTCGACCGCGTCGAGGTAGTGCTGCAGGCCGAACCGGTACGTGGCGTCCAGCGTCTCGTCCGGCGCACGGCGCGGCTCCCAGACGACGTCGCCACCCTCCCGCCGCACTCGGGCGCTCAGGCTCCCGCAGCCCGTCTCGCCGCAGGCGCAGGCCCCGAGCACCACCGTCGCGCCCTCCCGGGTCGGCAGCAGCCGGGTCGAGAGCGGAGGCAGCAGGGCGTCGGGGTCGAGGCCCTTCGGGTTCGCGTACCCGAGCAGCAGGTCCCTGCCGTCGACGAACGGCCGGAGCGAGGGACGGCCGGCACGGTCGAGGACCGTGACCAGGCGCAAGGTGGACAGCGAGGCGTCGAGGCGAGAGGTCATTCGTGACGGCGTGTGTGGTGCCGGGTCTCAGGAGACGAGCAGAGTCTCCGAGACTAGAGGGCGTCTCCGCCCTCGTCGTTCCCTCGACAGCGTGGCGCTCGCCGATGGTCTCGTGCGGTAGCCGCCCGCGCGCCGTTTCCCACGCGTCAGACTGTGCCGGGTGGAGATCGTCAAGACCCGGACGGCTCGGGGGCGCGGGCGATGGGGACCGGACACCTACGACGTCGAGCTCCTCTCGTGCACGCAGTCCTGGTGGGACTCCGCGAGGGCGGAGCGCAGGACGCTCACGGACTTCGAGCTGCGCTGCTCGGCACCGGTGGGTTCCCGGTACTTCGCGACGGAGTCCGAGCGGGACACCTTCATCGCCGCCTCGTTCTCCGAGCTTGACCTGGACCCGGTGGAGCCGCCCGAGGCGCGGGTCGTGGCGCCCACGTCCTTGCACGCAGTTCTCGGCGTGCCCCTGACCGGAGTCGAGACGGCCGTCGGATGTCTGCAGCTCGACTGGCCCGACGACTATCTCGTGATCTACTCCGGGGCCCGGATCATCGAGGCCGCAGGGACGTGCGAGGACGGGGACGCCGGCTTCGTGGCGAAGCTGCAGTCGCTGACCGGTCGGCGGTTGAGTGCCGTGGACGAGGTCCTCGACCGTGGCCTCGTCCTCACGTTCGAGGGCCCGATCGACCTCGAGGTGAACCTGCGCGAGGCCGGCGACGGTCTCGTCGAGGCAGCTGAGCACTCGAGCAGGGACCATTGGAGCCGCGGGTCCAGCTGGACGGTCGCCGAGCCGCCGTTCGACTCGTCGTGGCCCTCCTAACCCCTCGTACAGGCCATCGACGTGTCGGGTGGCGGCCGGCAGCCCGGTCGTGCCGAGGAACCCGCCTCCGCGTCGTGCGGCTCCGCCGCCTCATGCGGCGGGGCAGGCGCGGCGGGTCGTCAGCTCCCGGGCAGCGAGCGGCTGAGCGTCGTCTCGGCCGCGGCCTCGACCTCCCGGGCGAGGCGCCCCCAGCCTCCGGTCCATTCGTCGTCGAGGCCGATGAACTCGTCTAGGTGCAGATCCGGCCGGCTCTCGCCGAGCCGTGCGAGGAGGGCCACCGCGCCCCGGGTGTCGTGGTCCAGACGCCACCGGGCCGAGACGTGCTCGAGCACGACCTCTCGCGCGGCCGAGGGTCCCTGCAGCGGCTCGACCTGTGCCTCGTGCAGCGCGTCGCGCATCAGCCGCTCGATGGCCTCGGGGTCCTGCCGGGCGTGACCGGCCAGCAGCCGTACGGCTTCGCTGTCGACGACGTCGGCCGCCAGCCATCGCGCGGCCAGATCGGGGAGCTGGTCCGTCCTGATGACCCCGAGGTCATGCAGCGCGCCGGCCTCGCGGAGGTCGGGCAGCGGCATGCCGTCTGATCGCACGGCTCCATCATCGCGGGAGGAGGCTGCCCGCGGTGCGCCAGGCGGTGACGGGCCCGATCCTCGGCGCCGCCGGTCGGCGGGACGACCGCCGGTCAGACGCCCGTCGGCCACGCCTCCCAGCGCTCCGGGCGGGCTCGAACCGGTTGGCCGAGCGCGGCAGGCGGAGCCTCGCCGGTCAGCTCGAGCAGAACGATCGAGTCACCGACCCGCAGGACCGCGCAGTCGCTGTCGACGTGCTCGAGGATCCCGGCCAGGACGTCGAGACCCGTGGCGCCCCTCGCACCGGTGGCGGGCTGGTCCACCGTCTCCCACGCCAGCGACCCGATGGCGTCGAGCTCGATGTCCACGTCGTCACCCACGACCGGCGTGACCGGACCTCGCCACACGACGCGGAGATCGCCCCCGGGCGTCTCGCACCTCACCATGGCCGCCCCGGCGGACAGCACCCTGACGCGCATGCGCTGATCCTGCCGGGTCGACGCCGGGGAGTCTCCCAGGGCACGACGCCGGGACCGGGCGCTGCCTACCGCCGCATCCTCGTGATCCGCTCGTGCGCCTGGCGCACGGCCAGATCGAGCACCGGGTGGTCCCCGGCCTCGTCCGCGACCTGTGCACGGGCGTCCTCGATCGCGGGTTCCAGCCGGTCGAGGGCGGTGCTGACGATCCGGCGCGCCGCCCGCTCGCCGATGTCCCAGGCGCCAAGCTCGGCGACCAGCGCCTCCCCGGACAGGTCGTCGATGAACGCTTCACCACCGATCCGCATCGACAGCTCGGTGCTCGTCCCCGGCAGCGCGGTGGTCGGCACCACGTCGTACGCCGGTGCGAGCCGTACGCCCCGCTCGGGGTCCAGCAGCAGCGAGATGTTCTTCGCGTGCTGGTCGCAGTTGCCCAGCACCAGCGATCCGGTCACCAGCGCGGCGAGCGCGCGCAGCTCCTCGACCGGGGCGTCCGCGTGCGTCGACAGCACTGCGGCGATCTTTGCCAGAGACGGCGACATCGGGTCCTGGGCCTGCTGGTACTTGCTCGTCGGGGGGATGCCCAGCGCCTGGCACATGTCTTCCTGGTGGATCCGGACGAGCCGGTCGTCGACGCGTCGACGGTCGTACCTCTCCACCAGGATTCCCGGACGTGCGCCGACGTGGCGGAGCTGCACGTCCGCGGTCGGCACCCCGGCCAGCCGCATCGCGCGCATCGCGAACAGCTCCCCGTGGACGACGCCGGGCCACCGCTCCTCGCCGTCGGCCCTGATCGGCGCCGGCTTGAGGATGTGCGTCGAGGGGGTGGCCTCCAGCGGAAGGCCCAGCCGGCCCGTCGGGTCGCGCACGAGCACGAGCTTCTCCTGCACGCCCCCCAGCGACACCCGCACGTGCTCGTCGGCGCCGACCCCGAACGGTGCGACCGCGAGGTCGTCCACGGTCCGCTCCAGCGCCGCCTCGTCCAACCAGTGCACCCCGGCGCTGGTGGGCGGATCGGCGTCGGGCGGGGTGATCACGACGGCGCCGGCGCACTCGCGGCCGATCCGGCCGAGCAGGCCCGTCGTGTCGTTCTCCGCGATCCGGTACCGGTCGGCGAGTGCCTTGCGCAGGGTCTCCTCGGGGAGCAGGCCGTCGAGCCAGTGCTGCGCGACGACCGCCGGGTACGGCTCCGGACGGACGGGCATCCGGACCGACAGGGCGATCGCCCCCGGCCCGTACCGCTCGACCGCGTCGTCGGTGTACCGCACCGAGACCGCACCCATGCCGGCGTCCAGCAGGTCGGCCACGTGCACGTCGTTCAACCAGACGTGCAGCGTCCCCGTCACGCGGGGCCTCGCCCGGCTGGCAGCGCCGGTGCGGTCCCCTCGTCGGCCTCCGCCGCCTCGGGGAACGTGTCGCGCACCTGCAGCAGCACGCGACGCAACGACGGGTGCGCGATCGACAGGGCCTCGTCGCTGCCCGCGAGCCTGGCGATCGGCCGGACCAGTGTGCGCACCCGGTCCGCGTCCCCACCTGTCGCGTCCGCGAGCAGCGCGCGCAGCGTCCGCAACCGTTCGGCGAGCTCGGGAGACCCGATGTGGGACGGGTCCAGCCCGTCCAGCGCGTCGAGCAGCTGCTCGACGTCGGTGCCGCGGGTGTGCCGCGGTGGAGCGACCGGGCGTAGGCGCTCCTCACGTGCGGCGGGGTGGTTGCGTGGCAGGGCCAGCAGGTCCAGCCCGACGGAGGACAGGGCGCGCACGAGCCGACGCAGCTGGGTGGTTGCCTCGCCCGTCTCCAGGCGCGACAGGTACGCCGGCGTGACCCCGAGCTGGTCGGCGAGGTCGGCCTGGGTGATCCCCAGCGCGAGACGGCGTTCGCGCAGTCGCTGCGCCAGCCGCGCGACGGCCTGGTCCTCCGGCCGCTGCCCCCGCCCGGGAGCCGCAGGGCCCTCGTGCGCCATCGCCACCTCCGTCGGCTTGCTGATATCCGTGTCGATCTGGCCTGGAGCCAGCATGACACGAATATCCGTGCAGAGGACGGTCAGGCGAGGGTGGATGCGGATATCCGCATCCACCCTCCGCACCGGG
This region includes:
- a CDS encoding Rid family hydrolase, with translation MTVHLSSPEGLMQPVPYHHVAVATGTRQVHVAGQIARSADGTPLAPGDLAGQVAHALRSTRTALAGVGAGFEDVVRLTFFVTGWSPDKIEPFMRGVESVAEEIGLPLPMPPASLIGVDVLFEPDVLVEVEATAVLD
- a CDS encoding helix-turn-helix domain-containing protein, which encodes MTDTDTRAHGRLTITATHRELLDQVLDKWSLDVLNELCERPLRFSGLRRAIPTVTQKSLTATLRRLERNGIVERVVLGTRPVAVEYRITPLGKTLRPPVDAILHWAAEHLPSIDAARDRYDEEMDGAR
- a CDS encoding VOC family protein → MTSEHPTPPAGGARQLRLVVEAADYEEAVRFYRDVLGLPEQAAFQGDDDARVVILDAGRATLEIANPAQKRMIDDVEVGRQVAPAVRVAFEVDDAVATTGALADAGAEVIAEPTETPWRSLNARLQAPAGLQITVFQELEPLDTRSERPGFGTDATRD
- a CDS encoding HipA domain-containing protein — encoded protein: MTGTLHVWLNDVHVADLLDAGMGAVSVRYTDDAVERYGPGAIALSVRMPVRPEPYPAVVAQHWLDGLLPEETLRKALADRYRIAENDTTGLLGRIGRECAGAVVITPPDADPPTSAGVHWLDEAALERTVDDLAVAPFGVGADEHVRVSLGGVQEKLVLVRDPTGRLGLPLEATPSTHILKPAPIRADGEERWPGVVHGELFAMRAMRLAGVPTADVQLRHVGARPGILVERYDRRRVDDRLVRIHQEDMCQALGIPPTSKYQQAQDPMSPSLAKIAAVLSTHADAPVEELRALAALVTGSLVLGNCDQHAKNISLLLDPERGVRLAPAYDVVPTTALPGTSTELSMRIGGEAFIDDLSGEALVAELGAWDIGERAARRIVSTALDRLEPAIEDARAQVADEAGDHPVLDLAVRQAHERITRMRR
- a CDS encoding helix-turn-helix transcriptional regulator; the protein is MLAPGQIDTDISKPTEVAMAHEGPAAPGRGQRPEDQAVARLAQRLRERRLALGITQADLADQLGVTPAYLSRLETGEATTQLRRLVRALSSVGLDLLALPRNHPAAREERLRPVAPPRHTRGTDVEQLLDALDGLDPSHIGSPELAERLRTLRALLADATGGDADRVRTLVRPIARLAGSDEALSIAHPSLRRVLLQVRDTFPEAAEADEGTAPALPAGRGPA